GCCACATCGTCCACAAGAACGTCGACTGGAAACTGTTTCGCCGGCTGGTGATACCCGGCGTCATCGGCGCGGCGCTCGGCGCGACCTTGCTCAGCAACATCGATGCCTCCGTCGCCAAGCCGTTCGTGATGCTCTACCTCGCCTGCATCGGCCTCTACCTGCTGTTCCGCGCGGTGAAGGGCACGATCGAACCGCGCAAACCGCGCGTCATCGCGCCGCTCGGCCTGGTCGGCGGTTTTCTTGATGCGGCGGGCGGTGGCGGCTGGGGGCCGGTCGTCACCAGCAACCTGCTGATCCAGGGCGCGACACCGCGCCATACGATCGGCACGGTTAACACCGCCGAATTCTTCCTGACCGCGACCGCATCGGTGACCTTTTTCATCGCACTCGGCTGGTCGGCATTCACGCTGCACACGCTCGGCATCCTGATCGGCGGCCTGATCGCGGCGCCGCTGGGCGGCCTGCTGGCCAAGCGGGTGCCGACCCGCGGTCTGATGGCGCTGGTCGGCGTATTGCTGACGCTGACCAGCGCCTGGTCGGTCTACGCCGCATTAGCGAAGTAAATTTTTTGCGCAGGCGAACGCGCAAGCGCCCAGAAACGCTGCTGATCGCCTTATCCGATCACGCAACGCAAACAGATTAATTTTGCACTGCGGTATAAGCCCCTATATCCGGTTCACACCATTCAACCGGAGACCAACATGGCCCTCATCGGCAGCAAGCTGAAGCCGTTCACCACCCAGGCCTACAAGGAAGGCAAGTTTGTCAGCGTCAGCGACGCAGACGTGCTGGGCAAGTGGGCGGTCTTCTTCTTCTACCCGGCGGACTTCACGTTCGTCTGCCCGACCGAGCTCGAAGACCTCGCCGACGTATATCCCACGCTCCAGAAGATGGGCGTCGAGGTGTACAGCGTGTCGACCGACACCCACTTCAGCCACAAGGCGTGGCATGACAGTTCGCCGGCGATCGGCAAGATCAACTATTACATGCTGGGCGACCAGAACCACGCGATCAGCACCAATTTCGAGATCCTGCGCGAAGGCCAGGGCCTGGCCGATCGCGGCACGTTCGTGATCGACCCCGAAGGCGTGATCCAGTTGATCGAAGTGACGTCGGAAGGCGTCGGCCGCAACGCCGCCGAACTGCTCCGCAAGATCAAGGCCGCGCAGTACATCGCCGCGCATCCGGGCGAAGTCTGCCCCGCGAAGTGGGAAGAGGGCGAAGAGACGCTTGCCCCCAGCCTCGACCTCGTCGGCAAGATCTAAGGCCCCCAGCGTTCCTGCGCCCGCAGGAACGCGGCGGTGCCGATACCATCCCCGCCCTTCCCCGAGGGTCAGGGTGATCGCGGCCCGGGGTGGACCTCCCTCCACCCCGGGCCGCTTGTTTGTGACGATCCGAATTTCCCAGGAGTTTCCGCCATGCTCGACGCCAATCTGACGCAGCAGTTGAAGGCCTATCTGGTCAACATCCGCCAACCCATCGAGTTGGTCGCGAGCCTGGGCGATGATGCCAAGTCGCGCCAGATGGGCGAACTGCTCGACGAGATCGCCGC
The sequence above is a segment of the Sphingomonas insulae genome. Coding sequences within it:
- a CDS encoding sulfite exporter TauE/SafE family protein is translated as MPDFLTTIDWNQVLPFIAIGFAAQVVDGALGMAFGVINSTLLVTVMGVPPAVASASVHAVETFTTAASGVSHIVHKNVDWKLFRRLVIPGVIGAALGATLLSNIDASVAKPFVMLYLACIGLYLLFRAVKGTIEPRKPRVIAPLGLVGGFLDAAGGGGWGPVVTSNLLIQGATPRHTIGTVNTAEFFLTATASVTFFIALGWSAFTLHTLGILIGGLIAAPLGGLLAKRVPTRGLMALVGVLLTLTSAWSVYAALAK
- the ahpC gene encoding alkyl hydroperoxide reductase subunit C, translated to MALIGSKLKPFTTQAYKEGKFVSVSDADVLGKWAVFFFYPADFTFVCPTELEDLADVYPTLQKMGVEVYSVSTDTHFSHKAWHDSSPAIGKINYYMLGDQNHAISTNFEILREGQGLADRGTFVIDPEGVIQLIEVTSEGVGRNAAELLRKIKAAQYIAAHPGEVCPAKWEEGEETLAPSLDLVGKI